A stretch of the Uranotaenia lowii strain MFRU-FL chromosome 3, ASM2978415v1, whole genome shotgun sequence genome encodes the following:
- the LOC129755126 gene encoding actin-related protein 2/3 complex subunit 3, with translation MPAYHSQIKDYTHSVGNMAILPLRTQARGPAPTNANIEQDIIDESLYYFKANVFFRTYEIKSEVDRVLIYITLYITECLKRLQRCSNKNQGLQEMYTLAISKFDIPGEPGFPLNAVYAKPGTATEADLMKQYLQQLRQEIGIRVCERVFSGEDGKPSKWWLCFAKKKFMDKSLSGPGQ, from the exons ATGCCA GCTTATCATTCCCAAATCAAAGACTACACTCACTCAGTGGGTAATATGGCTATTCTTCCGCTGCGAACTCAAGCTCGTGGCCCGGCCCCAACCAATGCCAACATCGAACAGGACATTATCGACGAATCGTTGTACTATTTCAAGGCGAACGTCTTCTTCCGAACATACGAAATCAAATCGGAGGTGGATCGCGTTCTGATCTATATAACCCTGTACATTACCGAATGTTTGAAGCGATTACAACGCTGTTCCAACAAAAACCAAGGCCTCCAGGAGATGTACACACTGGCAATATCGAAATTCGACATACCGGGAGAGCCAGGCTTCCCGCTGAATGCGGTCTACGCCAAGCCGGGCACGGCAACCGAGGCCGATTTGATGAAACAATATCTACAGCAGCTACGACAGGAAATCGGAATTCGGGTTTGCGAACGGGTTTTCTCCGGGGAAGATGGTAAACCAAGCAAATGGTGGCTGTGCTTTGCCAAAAAGAAGTTTATGGATAAGTCCCTTTCGGGACCAGGTCAATAG